From Deferrisoma camini S3R1, the proteins below share one genomic window:
- a CDS encoding DUF1614 domain-containing protein: MIFFPLALVFALVLFLLGLFVLALVQVGLIGAAFAKLGLPPQAVPLVLLGSLLGSGINIPVRRIQAPARPVQLDLLALGFRFRFPGLPLRQETVLAVNLGGAVIPTLVSLYLLGRAGSPWGYLAATAAVTWVVHRFARPVPGFGIAVPLLVPPAAAAIAALLFSPAEAGPAAYVAGTLGCLLGADLLNLPKIARLGAPVASIGGAGTFDGVFLSGVIAVFLAG; encoded by the coding sequence GTGATCTTCTTCCCCTTGGCCCTGGTGTTCGCCCTGGTGCTGTTCCTCCTGGGCCTGTTCGTGCTGGCCTTGGTCCAGGTGGGGCTGATCGGGGCGGCGTTCGCCAAGCTGGGGCTCCCGCCCCAGGCCGTGCCCCTGGTGCTCTTGGGCAGCCTGTTGGGCAGCGGGATCAACATCCCGGTGCGGCGGATCCAGGCCCCGGCCCGGCCGGTCCAGCTGGACCTGCTGGCCCTGGGGTTCCGGTTCCGGTTCCCGGGGCTGCCCCTGCGCCAGGAGACCGTGCTGGCCGTCAACCTGGGCGGGGCCGTGATCCCCACCCTGGTGTCCCTGTACCTCCTGGGCCGGGCCGGGTCGCCCTGGGGGTACCTGGCGGCCACGGCCGCCGTGACCTGGGTGGTCCACCGGTTCGCCCGGCCGGTGCCGGGGTTCGGCATCGCGGTGCCCCTGCTCGTGCCCCCGGCCGCGGCCGCGATCGCGGCCCTCTTGTTCAGCCCGGCCGAGGCCGGCCCGGCGGCCTACGTGGCCGGCACCCTGGGGTGCCTGCTCGGCGCGGATCTGCTGAACCTCCCCAAGATCGCCCGCCTGGGCGCGCCGGTGGCCTCCATCGGCGGCGCCGGCACCTTCGACGGGGTGTTCCTCTCGGGCGTGATCGCCGTGTTCCTGGCGGGCTGA
- a CDS encoding response regulator: protein MTAARSEALRRLEDLLAGRVRVPAEALDRLLAALIQRAGPEGLQAVGLHLVREPDPRRAALLIDSLPPSLVEPLIPYLVEGVVKSPTLPRGLATVRALGGLGSPAAHRALTDIEAKVPHPALRAAAAARRAEIETAHPARYVWLPRLAAGGEVEAAEEIRRGLREAPDPDLETLLLAVWPQLEGPARQVALDVLAERGTEVSYRALREAWRPEARDGGAILGALAGIVGRHPALAQADRAFWARALEGALDDPAVGGALAALACAGTQPPDARLLGRMLASSVEAVRRRAEECLVRWPVAELAEPLRALLPRVGEAEAVRVLQALEKQDAGRTLEAWASDPDPGRRTAAARAALACGRDDLWGRLLADPDPRVALASASALGEAEPRTLLAIEGALAASPVPLVVKTLCEYLAEHGDASSGDALAGCLVREPWRAAPAARALARLRQRGVLSWEFLSDGAREAVGRAAADLPLEGPALALWGALIEDLPVEVLQTLRDRLQAATQGETRARPKATLLQAVYLAVVGRLQVLRTAERCREEAEALLAKLETGRIRSDQVGALARCWVRPDVTFPEDLSARVEAFLLGVAEDRHAHVGARVEAVRALGCRGSARCIPALVRLRRNPLTALADTAREALAEVARRNPAAEVVSPAGDEGGPTVLLVEDEASVRDVYARYLLEKGFSPLPAGDGLQALDLIEKLPVDLVVLDLELPRLDGFGVLEALARRRRRPPVVVVTAHGDRATVLRAVRLGADDVVVKPVDLEALVERIGRLLAR from the coding sequence ATGACCGCGGCCCGTTCCGAGGCCCTGCGTCGGCTCGAAGACCTGCTGGCCGGCCGGGTCCGGGTGCCGGCCGAGGCCCTGGACCGCCTGCTGGCCGCCCTGATCCAGCGGGCCGGCCCGGAGGGCCTGCAGGCCGTCGGGCTGCACCTGGTGCGGGAGCCCGATCCCCGCAGGGCGGCGCTCCTGATCGACAGCCTTCCCCCTTCCCTGGTGGAGCCCCTGATCCCCTACCTGGTCGAGGGGGTGGTGAAGAGCCCCACCCTGCCCCGGGGGCTCGCGACCGTCCGGGCCCTCGGGGGCCTGGGCAGTCCCGCGGCCCACCGGGCCCTGACCGACATCGAGGCCAAGGTGCCCCACCCCGCCCTTCGGGCCGCGGCCGCGGCCCGAAGGGCGGAGATCGAGACCGCCCACCCGGCCCGGTACGTGTGGCTGCCCCGGTTGGCCGCGGGGGGCGAGGTCGAGGCCGCCGAGGAGATCCGACGGGGCCTGCGGGAGGCCCCCGATCCCGACCTGGAGACCCTGCTCCTGGCCGTGTGGCCCCAGCTGGAGGGGCCGGCCCGGCAGGTGGCCCTCGACGTCCTGGCCGAGAGGGGCACCGAGGTCTCGTACCGGGCCCTGCGGGAGGCCTGGAGGCCGGAGGCGCGGGACGGCGGGGCGATCCTGGGGGCCCTGGCCGGCATCGTGGGGAGACACCCTGCCCTGGCCCAGGCCGACCGGGCGTTCTGGGCCAGGGCCCTGGAGGGGGCCCTGGACGACCCGGCCGTGGGGGGGGCCCTGGCGGCCTTGGCCTGTGCCGGCACCCAGCCGCCGGACGCCCGGCTGCTGGGCCGGATGCTGGCGTCGTCGGTGGAGGCGGTGCGCCGCCGGGCCGAGGAGTGCCTGGTGCGGTGGCCGGTGGCGGAGCTGGCGGAGCCCCTGCGGGCCCTGCTCCCCCGGGTGGGCGAGGCCGAGGCGGTCCGGGTGCTCCAGGCCCTGGAGAAACAGGACGCCGGCCGCACCCTGGAGGCCTGGGCCTCCGATCCCGATCCCGGCCGGCGCACCGCGGCGGCCCGGGCGGCCCTGGCCTGCGGCCGGGACGACCTGTGGGGCCGGCTTTTGGCCGACCCCGACCCCCGGGTGGCGCTGGCCTCGGCCTCGGCCCTGGGGGAGGCCGAGCCCCGGACCCTGCTGGCCATCGAGGGCGCGCTCGCCGCGTCCCCCGTGCCGCTGGTGGTGAAGACCCTGTGCGAGTACCTGGCGGAGCACGGCGACGCCAGCTCCGGGGACGCCCTGGCCGGGTGTCTGGTGCGGGAGCCCTGGCGGGCGGCCCCTGCGGCCCGGGCCCTGGCCCGGCTGCGGCAGCGGGGCGTGCTCTCCTGGGAGTTTCTGTCCGACGGGGCGCGGGAGGCGGTGGGCCGTGCGGCCGCCGACCTGCCCCTCGAGGGGCCGGCCCTGGCCCTGTGGGGGGCCCTGATCGAAGACCTGCCGGTGGAGGTGCTCCAGACCCTCCGGGACCGGCTCCAGGCGGCGACCCAGGGCGAGACGCGGGCCCGGCCCAAGGCCACCCTGCTCCAGGCGGTGTACCTGGCGGTGGTGGGCCGGCTCCAGGTGCTGCGCACGGCGGAGCGGTGCCGCGAGGAGGCCGAGGCGCTGCTGGCCAAGCTCGAGACCGGCCGGATCCGGTCCGACCAGGTGGGGGCGCTGGCCCGGTGCTGGGTCCGGCCCGACGTCACGTTTCCCGAGGACCTGTCGGCCCGGGTGGAGGCGTTCCTGCTGGGGGTGGCCGAGGACCGGCACGCCCACGTGGGGGCCCGGGTGGAGGCGGTGCGGGCCCTGGGCTGCCGGGGGTCGGCCCGCTGCATTCCGGCGCTGGTGCGGCTGCGGCGCAACCCCCTCACGGCCCTGGCCGACACCGCGCGGGAGGCCCTGGCCGAGGTGGCCCGCCGCAACCCGGCCGCCGAGGTGGTGTCGCCGGCCGGGGACGAAGGGGGGCCGACCGTGCTGCTGGTGGAGGACGAGGCTTCGGTGCGCGACGTGTACGCCCGATACCTGCTGGAGAAGGGGTTCTCGCCCCTGCCCGCCGGCGACGGTCTCCAGGCCCTGGACCTGATCGAGAAGCTCCCGGTCGATCTGGTGGTGCTCGACCTGGAGCTGCCCCGGCTGGACGGGTTCGGGGTGCTCGAGGCCCTGGCGCGCCGCCGCCGTCGGCCGCCCGTGGTGGTGGTCACGGCCCACGGCGACCGGGCCACGGTGCTGCGGGCCGTGCGCCTGGGGGCCGACGACGTGGTGGTGAAGCCGGTGGACCTGGAGGCCCTGGTGGAGCGGATCGGCCGGCTCCTGGCCCGATGA
- a CDS encoding two-component system sensor histidine kinase NtrB, whose product MTEPISVQDLIRSIHAVLVVFDPEGRVRLWNPAAEQSLALEEGAGPERVAERLGPEVAAAVRTALARGASVRVDEVSLEVGGRPRTFGFTVSPIRADDGPAGAVLTGRDITSRVRLASTLEDLTRRADRESALRRLVHELRTPLNSILGTAQYLELITEPQAPPRRYARLIADEASRLSRLLDGVDELRQARAVRLRAADPLPAVRRAVEVMAPLADEAGVRLETDLPPSLPPVSHDPDRLEEVVLNLAQNAVEAAGAGGTVRVAAGADPEEVWIAVEDDGPGVPDEIRPRLFQPFVSGKPGRGRGLGLALCREIVEEHGGEIVYEPPPGRGARFRVRLPRP is encoded by the coding sequence GTGACCGAACCGATTTCCGTCCAAGACCTGATCCGTTCCATTCACGCGGTCCTCGTGGTGTTCGACCCGGAGGGCCGGGTCCGGCTGTGGAACCCCGCGGCGGAGCAGTCCCTGGCGTTGGAGGAAGGGGCCGGGCCCGAGCGGGTGGCCGAGCGGCTGGGGCCCGAGGTGGCCGCGGCCGTGCGCACCGCCCTGGCCCGCGGCGCCTCGGTGCGGGTGGACGAGGTCTCCCTCGAGGTGGGGGGCCGGCCGCGCACCTTCGGGTTCACGGTGTCGCCGATCCGGGCCGACGACGGCCCGGCCGGGGCGGTGCTCACGGGCCGCGACATCACCAGCCGGGTCCGGCTGGCGTCCACCCTGGAGGACCTGACCCGCCGGGCCGACCGGGAGTCGGCCCTGCGCCGGCTCGTGCACGAGCTGCGCACCCCCCTCAACTCGATCCTGGGAACCGCCCAGTACCTGGAGCTGATCACCGAGCCGCAGGCGCCCCCCCGCCGGTACGCCCGGCTGATCGCGGACGAGGCCTCCCGGCTCTCCCGGCTGCTCGACGGGGTGGACGAGCTCCGCCAGGCCCGGGCCGTTCGACTGCGGGCGGCCGATCCCCTGCCGGCCGTGCGGCGGGCCGTGGAGGTCATGGCGCCCCTGGCCGACGAGGCCGGGGTGCGGCTGGAGACCGACCTGCCCCCTTCGTTGCCCCCGGTGTCCCACGACCCCGACCGGCTGGAGGAGGTCGTTCTGAACCTGGCGCAGAACGCGGTGGAGGCGGCCGGGGCGGGCGGTACGGTACGGGTCGCGGCCGGGGCCGATCCCGAGGAGGTGTGGATCGCGGTGGAGGACGACGGGCCCGGGGTGCCCGACGAGATCCGGCCCCGCCTGTTCCAGCCGTTCGTGTCGGGCAAGCCCGGCCGGGGCCGGGGGCTCGGCCTGGCCCTGTGTCGGGAGATCGTCGAGGAGCACGGGGGCGAGATCGTGTATGAGCCGCCCCCGGGCCGAGGGGCCCGCTTCCGGGTCCGCCTGCCACGGCCATGA
- a CDS encoding M16 family metallopeptidase has product MTELPRFHRLSNGFEVLVLPNRAAPVVAMDLWIRAGSACEEPGQGGLAHLVEHMLFKGTERRGPGAIAAEVEGVGGEINAFTSFDHTVYTLVLASRFTELGLDILADAVFRSRFDSEELEREKRVVLEEIKRGRDHPQLRLSRLLFQEAYRVHPYGRPVIGTEQTVRSFGPDHCRAFVARWYRPANMTLVVAGDVDEGALLVWVERWFGGGRRGRPRPPARPREPRPDGLRVRFEDRELTEVYLSAAFPGPSARARDVAAVDLLAAVLGQGEASRLQHRVKLERNLVRVVGAGAYTPRDPGLVYLSAVADPERVAEAFEAVLHETFRLRHEPVGARELDRARLNLEAEFVYQRETVQGQAEKAGFFHLVLGDAAAEQAYLEQLRAVGPAEVQAAARRYLRPERAVVVALGPSGVPGWDGAAAARIVRGAAEASRRIHRRSTAVRRQWVCHTLANGARVIVKVNPQVPLVALRAGFLGGLRQEPASQAGAFHLLARSWTRGTASRNVFDIAHAVDALGGDVEGFSGRNSFGLRAEFLSRYLEDGLELVAEILTHPTFPEEEVAKAREDAVAGLRARRDNPSGFAFRRFEAALYGGHPFGRDVLGTEEALAGLTAADLRALYRAAVRPENLAVAVVGRVSPDRVIEFWERALEDLAPKGELPPSPGSPAPPAGAQVRREPSPFEQAHVVVGFLGARITDADRYALRVVDSILSGQGGRLFRRLRDERGLAYAVTSVCVEGLDPGYIAGYIATAPEHAEEARQGLLEEMARLAHTPPDPDELDRARRKLVGAFEIALQSNQVQATQMALDEVYGLGYRSLETFAQRVMAVDAEAVQRVAARYLRPEASVSVVLGGGG; this is encoded by the coding sequence ATGACCGAGCTGCCCCGTTTCCACCGCCTGAGCAACGGGTTCGAGGTGCTCGTGCTCCCCAACCGGGCCGCGCCGGTGGTGGCCATGGACCTGTGGATCCGGGCCGGAAGCGCGTGCGAGGAGCCCGGCCAGGGGGGGCTGGCCCACCTGGTGGAGCACATGCTGTTCAAGGGCACCGAGCGGCGGGGCCCCGGCGCGATCGCGGCCGAGGTCGAGGGCGTGGGAGGCGAGATCAACGCCTTCACCAGTTTCGACCACACGGTGTACACCCTGGTGCTTGCGAGCCGGTTCACGGAGCTGGGGCTCGACATCCTGGCCGACGCCGTGTTCCGGTCGCGGTTCGACTCCGAGGAGCTGGAGCGGGAGAAACGGGTGGTGCTCGAGGAGATCAAACGGGGCCGCGACCACCCGCAGCTCCGGCTGTCCCGGCTTCTGTTCCAGGAGGCCTACCGGGTGCACCCCTACGGCCGGCCGGTGATCGGCACGGAGCAGACCGTGCGGTCCTTCGGGCCCGACCACTGCCGGGCCTTCGTGGCCCGGTGGTACCGGCCGGCCAACATGACCCTGGTGGTGGCCGGCGACGTGGACGAGGGGGCCCTGCTGGTCTGGGTGGAGCGGTGGTTCGGGGGAGGCCGGCGGGGCCGGCCCCGGCCCCCGGCCCGGCCCCGCGAGCCCCGGCCCGACGGGCTGCGGGTGCGGTTCGAGGACCGGGAGCTGACCGAGGTCTACCTGAGCGCGGCCTTCCCCGGCCCCTCGGCCCGGGCCCGGGACGTGGCGGCGGTGGACCTGCTCGCCGCCGTGCTGGGCCAGGGGGAGGCCTCCCGCCTCCAGCACCGGGTCAAGCTCGAGCGCAACCTGGTCCGGGTGGTGGGCGCCGGGGCGTACACCCCCCGCGACCCGGGCTTGGTGTACCTGTCGGCCGTGGCCGACCCCGAGCGGGTGGCCGAGGCGTTCGAGGCCGTGCTCCACGAGACCTTCCGTCTGCGCCACGAGCCGGTGGGGGCCCGGGAGCTGGATCGGGCCCGGCTCAACCTGGAGGCCGAGTTCGTGTACCAGCGCGAGACCGTGCAGGGCCAGGCGGAGAAGGCGGGGTTCTTCCACCTGGTGCTGGGCGACGCCGCGGCCGAGCAGGCCTACCTGGAGCAGCTCCGGGCCGTGGGCCCGGCCGAGGTGCAGGCCGCGGCCCGCCGGTACCTGCGGCCCGAGCGGGCCGTGGTGGTGGCCCTGGGGCCGTCCGGGGTTCCCGGATGGGACGGGGCTGCCGCGGCCCGGATCGTCCGGGGGGCGGCCGAGGCCAGCCGGCGGATCCACCGCCGCAGCACGGCGGTGCGGCGCCAGTGGGTGTGCCACACCCTGGCCAACGGCGCCCGGGTGATCGTGAAGGTGAACCCCCAGGTCCCCCTGGTGGCCCTGCGGGCCGGATTCCTGGGGGGCCTGCGGCAGGAGCCGGCGTCCCAGGCCGGGGCGTTCCACCTGCTGGCCCGGTCCTGGACCCGCGGAACGGCGTCGCGCAACGTGTTTGACATCGCCCACGCCGTGGACGCCCTAGGCGGGGACGTGGAGGGGTTCTCGGGCCGCAACTCGTTCGGCCTGCGGGCCGAGTTCCTGTCGCGCTACCTGGAGGACGGCCTGGAGCTGGTGGCCGAGATCCTGACCCACCCCACCTTCCCGGAGGAGGAGGTGGCCAAGGCCCGGGAGGACGCGGTGGCCGGCCTGCGGGCCCGGCGGGACAACCCCTCGGGGTTTGCCTTCCGGCGGTTCGAAGCGGCCCTGTACGGGGGGCACCCGTTCGGCCGGGACGTGCTGGGCACCGAGGAGGCCCTGGCCGGGCTCACGGCGGCAGACCTCCGGGCCCTGTACCGGGCCGCGGTGCGGCCCGAGAACCTGGCCGTGGCCGTGGTGGGCCGGGTGTCGCCCGACCGGGTGATCGAGTTCTGGGAGCGGGCCCTGGAGGACCTGGCGCCCAAGGGCGAACTGCCCCCCTCGCCCGGTTCACCGGCCCCGCCCGCCGGAGCCCAGGTCCGGCGGGAGCCGTCGCCGTTCGAGCAGGCCCACGTGGTGGTGGGGTTCCTGGGGGCCCGGATCACCGACGCGGACCGCTACGCCCTGCGGGTGGTGGACTCGATCCTGAGCGGCCAGGGCGGGCGGCTGTTCCGGAGGCTCCGGGACGAACGGGGCCTGGCTTACGCGGTCACCAGCGTGTGCGTGGAGGGCCTCGACCCCGGCTACATCGCGGGGTACATCGCCACCGCGCCCGAGCACGCCGAGGAGGCCCGGCAGGGGCTGCTGGAGGAGATGGCCCGGTTGGCCCACACCCCGCCCGACCCGGACGAGCTGGACCGGGCCCGGCGAAAGCTGGTGGGCGCGTTCGAGATCGCGCTCCAGTCCAACCAGGTCCAGGCCACCCAGATGGCCCTGGACGAGGTCTACGGGCTGGGCTACCGCTCCCTGGAGACCTTCGCCCAGCGGGTCATGGCCGTGGACGCCGAGGCCGTGCAGCGGGTCGCCGCCCGGTACCTGCGTCCCGAGGCGTCGGTCAGCGTGGTGCTCGGAGGCGGTGGTTGA
- a CDS encoding penicillin-binding protein activator, whose product MRPRRFVWVAVAAVLTACGRPAVRPEPPVPPVQVHRRVFGPPARPESPPSPPSSPARPEARAPSVPPPSPPPPAEAPPPAPDPLAEAEARISQGEFDAALAALEAAEPTPEVLRRKGDVLVALGRYPDAVAAYAAALPEDDDVAAEPLRALIRSVLDAMGAADLEAVARRCPFCPEGGYARLRLARLALAQGQTDRALELLSDLEADFAGEPVGRAAAALRGRIEARKAVSPGTYGLLVPLTGPLAPFGRRVLRGAVLGAGLFGPEDPGVRLLVRDTRADPETAAAAAEELARAGAVGLVGPLKGEAARRAASAARSAGVPLVALTPAAGVAGDGSYRLYLPEAEEMAVLVRYAVQGLGLRTFAILYPDTNTGRLYRDRFWDRVVAEGGEITGVEAFGGDLASASEAVERLTGVYGLTPEELRARFLEEERLRLARERELWEALGVTPAEAGEPDAAIQVDEQRLAEYKPRPIVDFDAVFLPAPALTAAQVAPLLAFHDVEDVVLLGIRAWNFPGFVEVGGDAVEGAVFAAEFHPDRPASRAFAEAYRRAYGETPGVLEAYAHDALALVVAGGAEETRPALAARLAGAAAFPGVLGPITATGGDLWAPPALLTVRRGRIVPVEEPPTDLSLPRNP is encoded by the coding sequence GTGAGGCCCCGGCGGTTCGTCTGGGTGGCCGTTGCCGCGGTCCTGACGGCCTGCGGCCGGCCCGCGGTGAGGCCCGAGCCTCCGGTTCCGCCGGTGCAGGTGCACCGGCGGGTGTTCGGTCCGCCCGCCCGCCCGGAGTCGCCGCCCTCGCCCCCTTCTTCGCCCGCCCGGCCCGAGGCGCGGGCCCCGTCCGTCCCTCCCCCGTCTCCTCCCCCGCCGGCCGAGGCTCCCCCTCCGGCCCCGGACCCCCTTGCCGAGGCCGAGGCCCGCATCTCCCAGGGGGAGTTCGATGCCGCCCTGGCCGCGTTGGAGGCTGCCGAGCCCACCCCCGAGGTCCTGCGGAGAAAGGGCGACGTGCTGGTCGCCCTGGGCCGCTACCCCGACGCGGTGGCGGCGTACGCGGCCGCGCTGCCCGAGGACGACGACGTGGCGGCCGAGCCCCTCAGGGCGCTGATCCGCAGCGTGCTCGACGCCATGGGCGCGGCCGACCTGGAGGCGGTGGCCCGGCGGTGCCCGTTCTGCCCCGAGGGCGGCTACGCCCGTCTGCGGCTGGCCCGCCTGGCCCTGGCCCAGGGGCAGACGGACCGGGCCCTGGAGCTCCTGTCGGACCTGGAGGCCGACTTCGCGGGCGAGCCGGTGGGCCGGGCGGCGGCCGCGCTGCGAGGCCGCATCGAGGCCCGCAAGGCCGTGTCGCCCGGCACCTACGGCCTACTGGTGCCCCTCACGGGCCCCTTGGCGCCGTTCGGCCGGCGGGTGCTCAGGGGGGCCGTTTTGGGCGCGGGGCTGTTCGGGCCGGAGGATCCGGGCGTTCGGCTGCTGGTGCGGGACACCCGGGCCGACCCCGAGACCGCTGCCGCGGCCGCAGAGGAGCTGGCCCGGGCCGGAGCCGTGGGCCTGGTGGGGCCGCTCAAGGGCGAGGCCGCCCGGCGGGCGGCCTCGGCGGCCCGTTCGGCGGGGGTGCCCCTGGTGGCCCTCACCCCGGCGGCCGGGGTGGCCGGCGACGGGTCCTACCGGTTGTACCTGCCCGAGGCCGAGGAGATGGCCGTGCTGGTGCGGTACGCGGTGCAGGGGCTGGGGCTGCGCACCTTCGCGATCCTCTACCCCGACACAAACACGGGGCGGTTGTACCGGGACCGGTTCTGGGACCGGGTGGTGGCCGAGGGCGGCGAGATCACCGGTGTGGAGGCGTTCGGCGGGGACCTGGCGTCGGCCAGCGAGGCCGTGGAGCGGCTCACGGGGGTGTACGGGCTCACCCCGGAGGAGCTCCGGGCCCGGTTCCTGGAGGAGGAACGGCTCCGCCTGGCCCGCGAGCGGGAGCTGTGGGAGGCCCTGGGCGTCACCCCGGCCGAGGCGGGCGAGCCGGACGCCGCCATCCAGGTGGACGAGCAGCGCCTGGCCGAGTACAAACCCCGGCCCATCGTGGACTTCGACGCGGTGTTCCTGCCGGCTCCGGCCCTGACCGCGGCCCAGGTGGCGCCGCTGCTGGCGTTCCACGACGTGGAGGACGTGGTCCTGCTGGGGATCCGGGCCTGGAACTTCCCCGGGTTCGTGGAGGTGGGCGGCGACGCCGTGGAGGGGGCGGTGTTCGCGGCCGAGTTCCATCCGGACCGGCCGGCGAGCCGGGCCTTTGCCGAGGCCTACCGGCGGGCCTACGGCGAGACGCCGGGGGTGCTCGAGGCCTACGCCCACGACGCCCTGGCCCTGGTGGTGGCCGGCGGGGCCGAGGAGACCCGCCCCGCCCTGGCCGCCCGGCTGGCCGGGGCGGCCGCGTTCCCCGGGGTGCTGGGGCCGATCACCGCCACCGGTGGGGACCTGTGGGCCCCCCCCGCTCTTCTGACCGTCCGTCGGGGCCGCATCGTGCCGGTGGAGGAGCCCCCCACGGACCTTTCGTTGCCGAGGAATCCATGA
- a CDS encoding YbaN family protein, whose amino-acid sequence MRRGARPVRWVFVVVGAVAVGLGIVGIFVPLLPTVPLFLLAAACFARGSERLHRWLVEHRHLGPVIRAYGRGRVPRRARNRALMLIWLTIPLTAFLAVRAPWLRAGLLGVGAAVSVYLLRLPLEEASTPGEDGPIQEG is encoded by the coding sequence TTGAGGCGCGGTGCGCGGCCGGTACGCTGGGTTTTCGTGGTCGTCGGGGCCGTCGCGGTGGGGTTGGGGATCGTGGGGATCTTCGTCCCGCTGCTTCCCACCGTTCCGCTGTTCCTTCTGGCCGCTGCGTGCTTCGCTCGAGGTTCGGAGCGCCTGCATCGGTGGCTCGTGGAGCACCGTCACCTGGGGCCGGTGATCCGGGCTTACGGCCGCGGCCGGGTGCCCCGGCGGGCCCGGAACCGGGCGCTTATGCTGATCTGGCTCACGATCCCCTTGACCGCCTTCCTGGCGGTCCGGGCTCCTTGGCTGCGCGCGGGGCTCCTGGGGGTGGGGGCCGCGGTGTCCGTCTACCTCCTGCGGCTTCCGCTGGAGGAGGCCTCAACTCCTGGGGAGGACGGGCCGATTCAGGAGGGGTGA
- a CDS encoding alpha/beta fold hydrolase: protein MPRVHWIGEPDPDGRALVLLHGAGGVHRLWLPVWQRLRARGIPAVAADLPGHGRSAPPDEWSVEGLAAAVAAGLRQGGVAAYAVAGHSLGGAVALTLAAQGAETVLGLAAVATGARLAVNPAILEGLRTAFGPTVERIARWCYPRGTPEEVWREAVPTLSEAGPDVLLADLQACQRYGLPPDVLARIRVPAAVVCGDQDAMTPPELSRELAGAVAGARLCLVPGAGHMVILQAPDEVADALAELWEAAA, encoded by the coding sequence ATGCCCCGAGTTCACTGGATCGGCGAACCGGACCCGGACGGCCGGGCCCTGGTGCTCCTCCACGGCGCCGGCGGCGTCCACCGCCTGTGGCTGCCGGTGTGGCAGCGGCTCCGGGCCCGGGGCATTCCGGCCGTGGCCGCGGACCTGCCCGGCCACGGCCGGTCCGCGCCGCCGGACGAGTGGTCGGTGGAGGGGCTCGCCGCGGCCGTGGCCGCAGGGCTTCGCCAGGGGGGCGTGGCCGCCTATGCCGTGGCCGGCCACTCCCTGGGCGGTGCCGTGGCCCTGACCCTCGCGGCCCAGGGGGCGGAAACGGTCCTGGGCCTGGCCGCGGTGGCCACGGGCGCCCGGCTGGCCGTGAACCCGGCGATCCTCGAGGGGCTGCGGACCGCGTTCGGCCCCACGGTCGAACGGATCGCCCGCTGGTGCTACCCCCGGGGAACCCCGGAGGAGGTGTGGCGCGAGGCGGTCCCGACCCTGTCCGAGGCCGGCCCCGACGTGCTCCTGGCCGACCTCCAGGCCTGCCAGCGCTACGGGCTACCCCCCGACGTCCTGGCCCGGATCCGGGTGCCCGCGGCCGTGGTGTGCGGTGACCAGGACGCCATGACCCCCCCTGAGCTGTCCCGGGAGCTGGCTGGTGCCGTGGCCGGCGCCCGGCTCTGCCTGGTGCCCGGTGCCGGGCACATGGTGATCCTCCAGGCCCCGGACGAGGTGGCCGACGCCCTGGCCGAGCTGTGGGAGGCGGCGGCGTGA
- the dnaJ gene encoding molecular chaperone DnaJ: MARVNYYEILGIHRNASAAEIKQAFRQLALRFHPDRNPEDPEAEARFKEIAEAYEVLSDPARRAEYDRGGRPSPGAFRTRETDLRAQVDELFREIFGDVFGGRGPRGPRPQRGADLRYRIQLDLAEAVEGGVRDLEIPARSLCRSCGGTGARPGTPRVACPECRGHGTVRFQQGFFHVERECPVCGGDGRVPESPCAACEGRGQQEVVRRLQVRIPPGVQTGDRLRLAGEGEAGQHGGPPGDLYVVVEVREHPVFRREGRDLVCEVPVSYAQAALGADLEVPTLGGERVRVRIPPGTQPGAEFTVPGHGVPARGGGRGNLRVRIRLEVPKAVHGRVRELVEQLARLEAQDPDSPQARFWRRVSEGESG, translated from the coding sequence GTGGCACGAGTGAACTACTACGAGATCCTGGGCATCCACCGCAACGCCAGCGCGGCCGAGATCAAGCAGGCCTTCCGCCAGCTGGCGCTGCGCTTCCACCCGGACCGCAATCCCGAGGACCCCGAGGCCGAGGCCCGGTTCAAGGAGATCGCCGAGGCCTACGAGGTGCTGTCCGATCCGGCCCGGCGGGCCGAGTACGACCGGGGCGGCCGGCCCTCGCCCGGGGCGTTCCGGACCCGGGAGACCGATCTGCGGGCCCAGGTGGACGAGCTGTTCCGCGAGATCTTCGGCGACGTGTTCGGCGGCCGGGGTCCCCGGGGCCCCCGGCCCCAGAGGGGCGCCGACCTGCGGTACCGCATCCAGCTGGACCTGGCCGAGGCGGTGGAGGGCGGGGTTCGCGACCTGGAGATCCCGGCCCGCAGCCTTTGCCGGTCGTGCGGGGGCACCGGCGCCCGGCCGGGCACCCCCCGGGTGGCCTGCCCCGAGTGCCGGGGCCACGGCACGGTCCGGTTCCAGCAGGGGTTCTTCCACGTGGAGCGCGAGTGCCCGGTGTGCGGCGGCGACGGCCGGGTTCCCGAGTCCCCGTGCGCGGCGTGCGAGGGCCGGGGCCAGCAGGAGGTGGTCCGGCGGCTCCAGGTCCGCATCCCGCCCGGGGTGCAGACCGGCGACCGGCTCCGGCTGGCCGGGGAGGGGGAGGCCGGACAGCACGGCGGCCCTCCCGGCGACCTGTACGTGGTGGTGGAGGTTCGGGAGCACCCGGTGTTCCGCCGGGAGGGCCGGGACCTGGTGTGCGAGGTTCCGGTCTCCTACGCCCAGGCCGCCTTGGGCGCGGACCTGGAGGTGCCCACCCTCGGCGGGGAGCGGGTTCGGGTGCGGATCCCCCCGGGCACCCAGCCGGGCGCCGAGTTCACGGTGCCGGGGCACGGGGTGCCCGCCCGGGGCGGGGGCCGGGGGAACCTCCGGGTGCGGATCCGGCTCGAGGTGCCCAAGGCCGTGCACGGCCGGGTTCGGGAGCTGGTGGAGCAGCTGGCCCGGCTCGAGGCCCAGGACCCCGACTCTCCCCAGGCCCGGTTCTGGCGCAGGGTGTCCGAGGGGGAATCCGGGTGA